The Polyangium spumosum genome includes a window with the following:
- a CDS encoding serine/threonine-protein kinase, producing the protein MRFSPGESFDRYVIESLLGEGGMGEVYRAEDTRLRRKIALKVLRVAGEADSETWGRAVARMLREARAVAALSHPGIVAIYDVGELDGAPFIAMELVLGRALRELVGGDEPLGTRLRILLEIARALSAAHQAGLVHRDVKPENVVVRDDGAVKVLDFGIARKLARTSGDLLGPTADGALVTMTAEGALVGTPAYMAPEQIRGEDIDARADQFAWGVVAYELLAGKLPFRTDRGAVSLMASILSDEPPPLSSVPEGVWQILARALEKEPDARFASMDELAQNLHAFVTAEDTKAITSRRNVALAASGETRASAAASLEPPRPSRRPLVLAASLVVLLAVGGAVVGLRAPSVEGTPSPSALPAPAGPVPTAVTELPIPSTESAAARLAYREGLQAIRDATWETAVAAFDRARQADPGMAEAHLRYAALGAAFDIHAAREAFRKAIGLRASLSERGQAFLDAHEPVIQNDPPDVAASVRKFAAISAKWPGDAELVFWHARQLHFSQGNVDQEQVLALASRCVELDPQYADCWQTKQYALRPLGRYEEALAALDKCVEVSAGAVDCLHDKIAIVSMLGKCDVAAETARRWMAKEPSSPKPHMMLGGALFGAGEPEAAVRAALDQAERRFRSIGDLWHADDLAARRAMTFGEFTTGARIADAMASMTPPVPHEELFVYHLRTFARLELGDLEGAAAIADEYLVKSSLRAGVVMVDHMPDPTIFMHSLRLRAGKESRAEYEAARSSWLAKQDVSSDAKRRMAWDAAYGWPAHSPELAREALAEEGELMRLPAGEVDSGEAGRTGALGYVRLLVGREAEAVPYLEKATQFCPMLGSTLLYMHLQARLGMAREASGDKPGACSAYRAVLSRWSNPKESVTTREVEKRAKGLGCDVPAEGGLAGPRTPRLSNPNAG; encoded by the coding sequence ATGCGTTTTTCGCCGGGGGAGTCGTTCGACCGTTACGTCATCGAGTCGCTCTTGGGCGAGGGCGGCATGGGTGAGGTCTATCGCGCCGAGGACACGCGCCTCCGCCGCAAGATCGCGCTCAAGGTGCTGCGCGTGGCCGGCGAGGCCGACAGCGAGACCTGGGGCCGCGCCGTCGCGCGTATGCTCCGCGAGGCGCGCGCGGTCGCGGCCCTCTCGCATCCCGGCATCGTCGCGATCTACGACGTCGGCGAGCTCGACGGCGCGCCGTTCATCGCCATGGAGCTCGTCCTCGGCCGCGCCTTGCGCGAGCTCGTCGGCGGTGACGAGCCCCTCGGCACGCGCCTGCGTATCCTCCTCGAGATCGCGCGGGCCCTCTCGGCCGCGCACCAGGCGGGCCTCGTCCATCGCGACGTCAAACCCGAGAACGTCGTCGTGCGCGACGACGGCGCGGTGAAGGTCCTCGATTTCGGCATCGCTCGCAAGCTCGCGCGCACGAGCGGCGATCTGCTCGGGCCCACGGCCGACGGGGCGCTTGTCACGATGACGGCCGAGGGCGCGCTCGTCGGCACCCCGGCGTACATGGCGCCCGAGCAGATCCGCGGCGAGGACATCGACGCGCGCGCCGATCAGTTCGCCTGGGGCGTCGTCGCTTATGAATTGCTCGCCGGCAAGCTCCCGTTTCGCACGGACAGGGGCGCCGTCAGCCTCATGGCCTCGATCCTCAGCGACGAACCTCCGCCGCTCTCGAGCGTGCCCGAGGGCGTCTGGCAGATCCTCGCCCGCGCCCTCGAGAAGGAGCCCGACGCGCGCTTCGCCTCGATGGACGAGCTCGCGCAGAACCTCCACGCCTTCGTCACGGCCGAGGACACGAAGGCCATCACGAGCCGCCGCAACGTCGCCCTCGCCGCCTCCGGCGAGACCCGCGCGTCCGCCGCCGCCTCGCTCGAGCCCCCGCGGCCCTCGCGCAGGCCGCTCGTCCTCGCGGCTTCCCTCGTGGTTTTGCTCGCGGTCGGCGGCGCTGTCGTCGGCCTTCGCGCGCCGAGCGTCGAGGGCACGCCGTCGCCCTCCGCCTTGCCCGCGCCGGCGGGCCCCGTGCCCACGGCCGTCACGGAGTTGCCCATTCCGTCCACGGAGAGCGCGGCGGCGCGGCTCGCGTATCGCGAGGGGCTCCAGGCGATCCGGGACGCCACGTGGGAGACCGCGGTCGCTGCATTCGATCGGGCGCGCCAGGCCGACCCGGGCATGGCCGAGGCGCACCTCCGGTATGCGGCGCTCGGGGCTGCTTTCGATATTCACGCGGCCCGCGAGGCGTTCCGCAAGGCGATCGGCCTCCGCGCCTCGCTCTCCGAGCGCGGCCAGGCGTTCCTCGACGCACACGAGCCGGTGATCCAGAACGATCCGCCCGACGTCGCGGCCTCCGTCCGCAAGTTCGCGGCGATCTCGGCGAAATGGCCCGGCGACGCGGAGCTCGTCTTCTGGCACGCGCGCCAGCTCCATTTCAGCCAGGGGAACGTCGACCAGGAGCAGGTCCTCGCGCTCGCGAGCCGTTGCGTCGAGCTCGACCCGCAGTATGCCGATTGCTGGCAGACGAAGCAGTATGCCTTGAGGCCCCTCGGCCGGTACGAGGAGGCGCTCGCCGCGCTCGACAAATGTGTCGAGGTCTCGGCCGGCGCCGTCGATTGCCTCCACGACAAGATCGCGATCGTCTCCATGCTCGGCAAGTGCGACGTCGCGGCGGAGACGGCGCGGCGGTGGATGGCCAAGGAGCCCTCCTCGCCCAAGCCGCACATGATGCTCGGCGGCGCTCTCTTCGGCGCGGGCGAGCCCGAGGCCGCCGTGCGCGCGGCGCTCGATCAGGCGGAGCGACGGTTCCGGTCGATCGGCGACCTCTGGCACGCCGACGACCTCGCCGCCCGCCGCGCGATGACGTTTGGCGAGTTCACGACCGGGGCCCGCATCGCCGACGCGATGGCATCCATGACACCTCCGGTCCCGCACGAAGAGCTCTTCGTGTATCACCTGCGGACGTTCGCGCGCCTCGAGCTCGGCGATCTCGAGGGAGCGGCGGCGATCGCGGACGAGTACCTCGTGAAGAGCTCCCTGCGAGCGGGGGTCGTCATGGTCGACCACATGCCGGATCCCACGATATTCATGCATTCGCTCAGGCTCCGCGCCGGCAAGGAGTCGCGCGCGGAGTACGAGGCGGCGCGGTCTTCGTGGCTCGCGAAGCAAGATGTCTCCTCGGACGCGAAGCGCCGGATGGCCTGGGATGCGGCGTACGGCTGGCCGGCCCATTCGCCCGAGCTCGCGCGGGAGGCCCTCGCCGAGGAGGGAGAGCTCATGCGGCTGCCCGCGGGCGAGGTCGACAGCGGCGAGGCTGGAAGGACGGGGGCGCTCGGGTACGTGCGCCTCCTCGTGGGCAGGGAGGCCGAGGCGGTCCCGTATCTCGAGAAGGCCACGCAGTTCTGCCCCATGCTCGGGAGCACGCTCCTGTACATGCATCTCCAGGCGCGCCTCGGGATGGCGCGCGAGGCGAGCGGCGACAAACCCGGCGCTTGCAGCGCTTATCGCGCCGTCCTCTCCCGCTGGAGCAACCCGAAGGAATCGGTCACCACGCGGGAGGTCGAGAAGCGAGCGAAGGGCCTCGGCTGCGACGTCCCCGCCGAGGGAGGGCTCGCGGGGCCTCGTACGCCGAGGCTTTCGAATCCGAACGCCGGATGA
- a CDS encoding SAM-dependent methyltransferase, with protein MDSKKGSLVVVGSGIKTVGHLTQEALAWIKGADKVLYVVTDPVAEGVIQRLNPEKAESLAVFYEEGKLRRETYEKMVERMIECVHAGLRTCAVYYGHPGVFAYPTHTAIRRLRKQGYEAFMLPGISAEDCLFAELGVDPGSPGCQSYEATTFVTAGFVPNPKAVLILWQVGVFGHMDYSRTHYELREIPLFVEYLSRFYSPDHEVCVYESAIFPGCKPRADWVPIRDLTKVQLTPASTLYVPASERPTPDLELCKRLGMAVR; from the coding sequence TTGGACAGCAAAAAAGGTTCGCTCGTCGTCGTGGGTAGCGGCATCAAGACGGTCGGCCACTTGACCCAGGAGGCGCTCGCCTGGATCAAGGGGGCCGACAAGGTCCTCTACGTGGTTACAGACCCCGTTGCCGAGGGCGTCATTCAGCGGCTCAACCCGGAGAAGGCCGAGTCGCTCGCCGTGTTCTACGAGGAGGGGAAGCTCCGCCGCGAGACGTACGAGAAGATGGTCGAGCGCATGATCGAGTGCGTGCACGCCGGCCTCCGCACGTGCGCCGTTTATTATGGCCACCCCGGCGTGTTCGCGTATCCCACGCACACGGCCATCCGGAGGCTTCGAAAGCAGGGCTACGAGGCGTTCATGTTGCCGGGGATCTCGGCGGAGGATTGCCTCTTCGCCGAGCTCGGGGTCGATCCGGGGTCACCCGGATGCCAGAGCTACGAGGCCACGACGTTCGTCACCGCCGGCTTCGTCCCCAATCCGAAGGCTGTGCTCATTCTCTGGCAGGTGGGCGTCTTCGGCCACATGGACTACAGCCGTACGCACTACGAGCTGCGCGAGATTCCCCTCTTCGTCGAGTACCTCTCCCGTTTCTATTCGCCGGACCACGAGGTGTGCGTGTACGAATCCGCCATTTTCCCCGGCTGCAAGCCGAGGGCGGACTGGGTACCCATTCGCGACCTCACCAAGGTGCAGCTCACCCCGGCGAGCACCCTCTACGTACCCGCCTCCGAGCGACCCACGCCCGACCTCGAGCTTTGCAAGCGCCTCGGGATGGCGGTCCGGTAG
- a CDS encoding protein kinase domain-containing protein, producing the protein MRFSGGETFGRYVIESLLGAGGMGEVYRARDTRLGRRVALKVLRKDADLSEDAWTRESSRMLREARAAAGLSHAGVVAIYDVGDLDGTAFIAMEIAEGEPLRALIGRDEPLPRKIQVLHDIARALAAAHQAGLVHRDVKPENIVVSAAGAVKVLDFGIARGLDREVDPTGRTLEVETNESSFQGTPAYTSPEQITGEGYDARVDQFAFGVVAHELFEGELPFRADKGPAGLIASILADEPRPMTRAPEGIRALVQRALAKDPAARFPSMDAIADELALFLAAPAPEPHPAPPPPTNPPTPAAPRARRALVVVAALAALVVVVGVFLREKPGEGTQAPPSGSAAPLLKVAITDLPLPATESPEARIAYREGVQALRDASWTTARAAFDRARKADPSLALAHLRYAMVASDGDDLGTAREAYRRAFLLRSSLGDRDRSLLEAMEPFLQRHPPDFVEMRRRLVLLSDRYPGDAELVYWQLAPLDQHPPAELLALTERCLALDDRYADCWQTQAHALVALGRVDDAKRALDRCFDVSPAAFDCIFERASLEVREGRCAGLEPIARSWITREPEVGRAHGFLAAALYGQGRPDAEVRFVVDIATQKLRAAGHKRDAVVFACGFAAGTGDFEGALQIAEDAEGAAGDIDHEAEPAARHVLLLQELGRVAEAGRVAQSFLARQTASLRSRAAGCFGNPEPTFRDAAHRAGLVSDAAHAAWRDGWVARCAAQGPAAALGAWYDAYAVPASTPEEAREALAALPRLGSRPDGVPYDRDRLAAAQRGKVRFLAGEMAEALPDLVQSVSHCGMLMDPVIYLQNQRRLGAARESRGEKGLACEAYEAVLSRWGEAKDSITARDAARRVEALGCEPRRGP; encoded by the coding sequence ATGCGGTTCTCCGGCGGTGAGACCTTCGGCCGCTACGTCATCGAATCACTCCTCGGCGCGGGCGGCATGGGCGAGGTCTATCGCGCCCGCGACACCCGCCTCGGCCGCAGGGTCGCGCTGAAGGTCCTGCGCAAGGACGCCGATCTCTCCGAGGACGCCTGGACGCGCGAGTCCTCGCGTATGCTCCGCGAGGCGCGCGCGGCCGCGGGGCTCTCGCACGCCGGCGTCGTGGCCATTTACGACGTCGGCGACCTCGACGGCACGGCGTTCATCGCCATGGAAATCGCCGAGGGCGAACCCTTGCGCGCGCTCATCGGACGGGACGAACCTCTCCCCCGCAAGATCCAGGTCCTCCATGACATCGCGCGTGCCCTCGCCGCCGCGCACCAGGCCGGCCTCGTGCATCGCGACGTCAAGCCCGAGAACATCGTGGTGAGCGCGGCGGGCGCCGTGAAGGTGCTCGATTTCGGGATCGCGCGTGGCCTCGATCGCGAGGTCGATCCCACGGGGCGCACGCTCGAGGTCGAGACGAACGAGAGCTCCTTTCAAGGCACACCGGCATACACGTCGCCCGAGCAGATCACGGGGGAGGGGTATGACGCGCGCGTCGATCAGTTCGCCTTTGGCGTCGTCGCGCACGAGCTCTTCGAGGGCGAGCTCCCTTTTCGCGCGGACAAGGGGCCTGCGGGCCTCATTGCGTCGATCCTCGCCGACGAGCCCAGGCCCATGACCCGCGCGCCCGAGGGCATTCGTGCCCTCGTCCAGCGCGCGCTCGCGAAAGACCCCGCCGCTCGATTCCCCTCGATGGATGCGATCGCCGACGAGCTCGCGCTTTTCCTCGCCGCGCCGGCCCCGGAGCCCCACCCCGCGCCGCCCCCGCCGACAAACCCGCCGACGCCCGCCGCGCCTCGCGCCCGCCGCGCGCTCGTGGTCGTCGCCGCGCTCGCCGCGCTCGTCGTCGTGGTGGGGGTATTTCTTCGGGAGAAACCTGGCGAGGGGACGCAGGCGCCGCCTTCGGGATCGGCCGCGCCGCTTTTGAAGGTCGCCATCACCGATCTGCCGCTCCCGGCGACGGAGAGCCCCGAGGCGCGGATTGCGTACCGCGAGGGGGTCCAGGCCTTGCGGGACGCCTCCTGGACGACGGCGCGCGCCGCGTTCGACCGCGCTCGCAAGGCCGATCCCTCGCTCGCGCTCGCGCACCTCCGGTATGCGATGGTCGCGAGCGACGGCGACGACCTCGGCACCGCGCGTGAGGCCTATCGAAGGGCCTTCCTCTTGCGCTCGTCGCTCGGCGATCGGGATCGCTCCCTGCTCGAGGCGATGGAGCCATTCCTCCAGCGCCACCCGCCCGATTTCGTCGAGATGCGCCGCCGGCTCGTGCTCCTCTCGGACCGGTATCCGGGTGACGCCGAGCTCGTCTACTGGCAGCTCGCCCCGCTCGACCAGCACCCCCCCGCCGAGCTCCTCGCGCTCACCGAGCGATGCCTCGCCCTCGACGATCGTTATGCCGATTGCTGGCAGACGCAGGCGCACGCCCTCGTCGCCCTCGGGCGGGTCGACGACGCCAAGCGCGCGCTCGATCGGTGCTTCGATGTGTCTCCTGCGGCGTTTGATTGTATCTTCGAGCGAGCCTCCCTGGAGGTCCGGGAGGGCCGCTGCGCGGGCCTCGAACCCATTGCGCGGAGCTGGATCACGAGAGAGCCCGAGGTCGGTCGGGCGCACGGCTTTCTGGCGGCGGCGCTTTATGGGCAGGGCCGGCCCGACGCCGAGGTCCGCTTCGTCGTCGACATCGCGACGCAGAAGCTCCGCGCCGCGGGGCACAAGCGTGATGCCGTGGTCTTTGCGTGTGGCTTCGCGGCGGGCACGGGCGATTTCGAGGGGGCGCTCCAGATCGCAGAGGACGCCGAGGGCGCCGCCGGCGACATCGATCACGAGGCCGAGCCCGCGGCCAGGCACGTCCTCCTCTTGCAAGAGCTCGGGCGCGTCGCGGAGGCGGGCCGCGTCGCGCAATCGTTCCTCGCGCGGCAGACCGCCTCCCTCCGCTCGCGCGCCGCCGGCTGCTTTGGCAACCCCGAGCCGACCTTCCGCGACGCCGCGCATCGGGCCGGCCTGGTCTCGGACGCCGCGCACGCCGCGTGGCGGGACGGCTGGGTCGCGCGGTGCGCCGCGCAGGGCCCGGCCGCGGCGCTCGGCGCATGGTACGACGCCTATGCCGTGCCTGCGAGCACGCCCGAGGAAGCCCGCGAGGCGCTCGCGGCCTTGCCTCGCCTCGGCTCGCGCCCGGACGGCGTCCCGTACGACCGCGACCGGCTTGCCGCCGCGCAGCGCGGAAAAGTCCGTTTCCTCGCGGGCGAGATGGCCGAGGCCCTGCCCGACCTCGTCCAGTCCGTGAGCCATTGCGGCATGTTGATGGATCCGGTCATCTATCTACAGAACCAGCGTCGCCTCGGTGCCGCACGGGAGTCGCGTGGTGAAAAGGGCCTCGCGTGCGAGGCCTACGAGGCCGTCCTTTCGCGCTGGGGCGAGGCGAAAGACTCGATCACGGCGCGCGACGCGGCGCGTCGGGTCGAGGCGCTCGGTTGTGAGCCTCGGCGCGGACCCTGA
- a CDS encoding SAM-dependent methyltransferase encodes MEKTKGSLVIVGSGINTTCHLTQEAIARIKSAEKVLYVVGDPIGKNVISRLNPEAESMASFYEPGKPRMTTYEQMIARMVECVVAGLRTCAVFYGHPGVFAYPTHEAIRRLRGQGYQARMLPGISAEDCLFADLGVDPAQHGCQSYEATQLALYRYKLDPTVALVVWQPGAFAQHTYSAEEYDLSRLPELLAYLSEFYPLEHEVCVYEASIFPECEPRADWIPLRRLVEVPLTSASTMYVPPVRRAVPDPAALERLGLPVATSPRPA; translated from the coding sequence TTGGAGAAAACAAAGGGCTCGCTGGTCATCGTGGGCAGCGGCATCAACACGACCTGTCACCTGACACAAGAAGCGATCGCTCGCATCAAGTCTGCCGAAAAGGTTCTTTATGTCGTCGGAGACCCGATCGGCAAGAACGTGATCAGCCGACTGAACCCCGAGGCAGAGTCCATGGCCTCGTTTTATGAACCCGGGAAACCCCGGATGACGACCTACGAGCAGATGATCGCTCGTATGGTTGAATGTGTCGTCGCGGGGCTGCGTACGTGCGCTGTGTTTTACGGGCACCCGGGTGTCTTCGCATACCCCACGCATGAAGCCATTCGCAGGCTTCGCGGCCAGGGGTACCAGGCGCGCATGCTCCCCGGCATCTCCGCCGAGGATTGCCTCTTCGCAGATCTCGGCGTCGATCCGGCGCAGCACGGGTGTCAGAGCTACGAAGCCACCCAGCTGGCGTTGTATCGCTACAAGCTGGATCCTACGGTGGCGCTCGTGGTATGGCAGCCCGGCGCATTCGCGCAGCACACCTATTCGGCGGAGGAGTACGATCTGAGCCGCCTCCCCGAGCTGCTCGCGTACCTGTCCGAGTTTTACCCCCTGGAGCACGAGGTGTGCGTTTACGAAGCCTCCATATTTCCGGAGTGCGAACCGCGAGCCGACTGGATCCCGCTCCGACGCTTGGTGGAGGTGCCGCTCACCTCGGCGAGCACGATGTACGTGCCGCCCGTACGACGCGCTGTTCCCGATCCCGCGGCCCTGGAGCGCCTCGGCCTCCCGGTCGCGACGTCGCCGCGCCCCGCCTGA
- a CDS encoding serine/threonine-protein kinase, which yields MPLSPGDRFDRYVVEARLGEGGMGEVYRARDTRLGRSVALKVLRRDAQGASETWTRQVRRMLREARIAAALSDPGIVAVFDVGEHEGAPFIAMELVQGKLLRDLVHVEAPIGERISLLSDVARVLSVAHKAGLVHRDVKPENVMIREDGAIKVLDFGIARRTDEIASDGQDDFATRTGDGSFVGTPAYMAPEQVKGEPVDARADQFAWGVTAYELLVGRLPFRSDRGPMSLIASILSEDPPPMDDVPPEIEAVVLRALAKEPADRHASMDDITEALAPFATPITTFPRGKDAPGSATRPTRPAASASTRGTTTRRSAGRRAAATNHAPEASTRILSRSRRFVGLGALVTAAVAAVALLLARRAPTAPPPVLARTHFKPAPMPITAVPLPRFANEEARAAYREALQALRDGAWRLAYAAFERATRADPSLSAAYLRMAIIFQDADITVAREHYRRAVLGRVALDARDQALLDAHEPLLQRTPGDIPEVTRRLAVAAARFPGDAEILNLYSMFALHHQPPADVLALIDRCLVVDPLYGDCLQCKARVLLHRMGRIEEGLAALDRCIEATPAASDCFYDRGSTLLQTGRCVAAEEGAREWIAKNPKAPVAHMQLAAALFARGAPDAAVRTAVENAAAMYRAESLEGDARKHLILYALSTGDFEAAERLLRDLQRFVAGDPSAGVHNWPANVLVQVLEEMGRDADAGREAQAIVARRGALLADELGGDSAMRFWRAMWAAGLLTREAYEAERAAWLSTVPKSDVTRVSAWVNAYGNTARTMEEAKVALAFLPPEALAKERSFAPHVGLALDRALGGIHWLAGEPAAALPHLVAATAACIGLTDSLRHMRSFLQLGLVREALGDHAGACEAFGRVLSRWGGARASRTAREAREHATALACKPLPGP from the coding sequence ATGCCCCTTTCGCCTGGAGACAGGTTCGATCGATACGTCGTCGAAGCTCGGCTCGGCGAGGGCGGGATGGGCGAGGTGTATCGCGCGCGGGATACGCGCCTCGGCCGCAGCGTCGCGCTGAAGGTGCTCCGGCGCGACGCGCAGGGTGCGAGCGAGACCTGGACCCGGCAGGTGCGCCGCATGCTGCGCGAGGCGCGGATCGCGGCGGCGCTGAGCGACCCCGGCATCGTCGCGGTCTTCGACGTCGGCGAGCACGAGGGCGCGCCCTTCATCGCGATGGAGCTCGTGCAGGGCAAGCTGCTCCGGGACCTCGTCCACGTCGAGGCGCCCATCGGCGAGCGGATCTCCCTGCTCTCGGACGTCGCGCGGGTCCTCTCCGTCGCGCACAAGGCCGGCCTCGTGCACCGCGACGTCAAGCCCGAGAACGTGATGATCCGCGAGGACGGCGCCATCAAGGTCCTCGATTTCGGCATCGCGCGGCGCACCGACGAGATCGCCTCCGATGGACAGGACGATTTCGCCACGCGCACGGGCGACGGCTCGTTCGTCGGCACCCCCGCGTACATGGCGCCCGAGCAGGTGAAGGGCGAGCCCGTCGACGCGCGCGCGGACCAGTTCGCCTGGGGCGTGACCGCGTACGAGCTGCTCGTCGGCAGGTTACCTTTCCGCTCGGATCGTGGCCCGATGAGCCTCATCGCCTCGATCCTGAGCGAGGACCCTCCGCCGATGGACGACGTCCCGCCCGAGATCGAGGCCGTCGTCCTGCGCGCGCTCGCCAAGGAGCCGGCCGATCGCCACGCCTCGATGGACGACATCACCGAGGCGCTCGCGCCCTTCGCCACGCCGATCACCACCTTTCCGCGCGGAAAGGACGCGCCCGGGAGCGCCACGCGCCCCACGCGCCCTGCCGCGAGCGCCTCCACGCGCGGGACGACGACGCGCCGCTCGGCCGGGCGCCGCGCCGCCGCCACGAACCACGCGCCCGAGGCGTCCACGCGTATCCTCTCGCGCTCGCGCCGCTTCGTCGGCCTCGGCGCGCTCGTGACGGCGGCCGTCGCGGCCGTCGCGCTCCTCCTCGCGCGCAGGGCCCCCACGGCGCCGCCGCCCGTGCTCGCGCGGACCCATTTCAAGCCCGCCCCCATGCCCATCACGGCCGTGCCGCTGCCGAGGTTCGCGAACGAGGAGGCGCGCGCCGCGTACCGGGAGGCCCTGCAGGCGCTGCGGGACGGCGCGTGGCGGCTCGCGTATGCCGCCTTCGAGCGGGCCACGCGGGCCGATCCTTCGCTCAGCGCGGCGTATCTGCGCATGGCCATCATCTTCCAGGACGCCGACATCACGGTCGCGCGTGAGCATTATCGCCGCGCGGTCCTCGGCCGCGTGGCGCTCGACGCCCGGGACCAGGCGCTCCTCGACGCCCACGAGCCTCTTCTCCAGCGCACGCCGGGCGACATCCCGGAGGTCACCCGGCGCCTCGCCGTCGCCGCGGCGCGGTTCCCGGGCGACGCCGAGATCCTGAACCTGTATTCGATGTTCGCGCTGCACCACCAGCCTCCCGCCGACGTCCTCGCGCTGATCGATCGGTGCCTCGTGGTCGATCCGCTCTACGGGGATTGCCTGCAATGCAAGGCGCGCGTGCTCCTTCACCGCATGGGGCGAATCGAGGAGGGGCTCGCCGCGCTCGACCGCTGCATCGAGGCCACGCCGGCCGCGTCCGATTGTTTTTACGATCGTGGCTCGACGCTCCTCCAGACGGGCCGGTGCGTGGCCGCGGAGGAAGGGGCGCGGGAGTGGATCGCCAAGAACCCGAAGGCCCCGGTCGCCCACATGCAGCTCGCCGCGGCGCTCTTCGCGCGTGGCGCGCCGGACGCCGCCGTGCGGACCGCCGTGGAGAACGCCGCGGCCATGTACCGCGCGGAGTCGCTCGAAGGTGACGCCCGGAAGCATCTCATTCTGTACGCGTTATCGACGGGAGATTTCGAGGCGGCCGAGCGTTTGCTCCGGGACCTCCAGCGCTTTGTCGCCGGCGATCCGAGCGCCGGGGTGCACAACTGGCCCGCGAATGTGCTCGTGCAGGTGCTCGAAGAGATGGGCCGCGACGCGGACGCGGGGCGCGAGGCCCAGGCGATCGTCGCGCGTCGCGGGGCGCTGCTCGCCGACGAGCTCGGCGGCGACTCCGCGATGCGTTTCTGGCGGGCCATGTGGGCCGCGGGGTTGCTCACCCGCGAGGCCTACGAGGCCGAGCGAGCGGCATGGCTGAGCACCGTCCCCAAAAGCGACGTGACACGGGTCTCCGCGTGGGTGAACGCTTATGGGAACACCGCCCGCACGATGGAGGAGGCGAAGGTCGCGCTCGCATTTTTACCGCCGGAGGCGCTCGCCAAGGAGCGGTCTTTCGCGCCGCATGTCGGCCTGGCGCTCGACAGAGCGCTCGGGGGTATCCACTGGCTCGCGGGCGAGCCTGCTGCCGCGCTCCCCCACCTCGTGGCGGCGACGGCGGCTTGTATCGGCCTCACGGATTCCCTGCGTCACATGCGGAGCTTCCTCCAGCTCGGGCTCGTACGCGAGGCGCTCGGTGATCACGCGGGCGCATGCGAGGCTTTTGGTCGCGTCCTCTCGCGCTGGGGCGGGGCGCGTGCGTCGCGCACGGCGCGGGAGGCTCGCGAGCATGCGACGGCGCTCGCCTGCAAGCCTTTGCCTGGCCCGTGA
- a CDS encoding SAM-dependent methyltransferase: MIKEKGSLVVVGTGIRTVGQLTGDTIARLKTSTKVFYIIADLVGEQVIKQIHPAAESLGRFYRLGRNRKEAYDAMVERILGAVREGHRTCCAAYGHPGVFAFPTHEAIRRARAEGYEATMFPAISAEDCLFADLGVDPASSGCQSHEATRFVLFRKVVDPSSSLILWQVGMFGDATYQPEGNRGRWIHLLVERLCEHYPEDHEVTLYEAAVFINCAPRMERIPLAKLIEARLTPATTLYVPPARSSVLDEETCAALGIERAALAR, from the coding sequence ATGATCAAAGAAAAAGGTTCACTCGTCGTCGTGGGCACCGGTATCCGGACGGTCGGTCAGCTCACCGGCGATACCATTGCTCGGCTCAAGACCTCCACGAAGGTGTTTTACATCATCGCGGATCTCGTGGGGGAGCAGGTCATCAAGCAGATCCACCCCGCCGCGGAGTCGCTCGGCCGCTTTTATCGGCTGGGTCGCAATCGCAAAGAGGCGTACGACGCCATGGTCGAGCGGATCCTCGGCGCGGTCCGCGAGGGCCACAGGACCTGCTGCGCGGCGTATGGCCACCCGGGCGTCTTCGCCTTCCCGACGCACGAGGCCATTCGCAGGGCGCGCGCCGAGGGCTACGAGGCGACGATGTTCCCGGCCATCTCGGCCGAGGATTGCCTCTTCGCCGATCTCGGCGTCGACCCCGCGAGCTCGGGCTGCCAGAGCCACGAGGCCACGCGGTTCGTCCTTTTCCGGAAGGTCGTCGACCCCTCGTCGTCGTTGATCCTCTGGCAGGTCGGCATGTTCGGCGACGCGACCTATCAGCCCGAGGGCAACCGCGGCCGCTGGATTCACCTGCTCGTCGAGCGCCTGTGCGAGCATTACCCCGAGGACCACGAGGTCACCCTGTACGAGGCCGCCGTCTTCATCAATTGCGCCCCGCGCATGGAGCGTATCCCGCTCGCGAAGCTCATCGAGGCCAGGCTCACGCCCGCGACCACGCTCTACGTGCCCCCCGCCCGCAGCTCGGTGCTCGACGAGGAGACGTGCGCCGCGCTCGGCATCGAGCGCGCGGCCCTCGCGCGCTGA